The following are from one region of the Ischnura elegans chromosome X, ioIscEleg1.1, whole genome shotgun sequence genome:
- the LOC124171265 gene encoding uncharacterized protein LOC124171265, with the protein MADPLFYKPENIDLILGVDVYGLLLRQGLQRFPHRQIIAQNTALGWVISGPTVGSESRRAGSTPRRSLVSLHCEAVQNLLDDLQRFWEVEEVPPSTRTLRPEDERCEQHFKDTHSRGSDGRYIVQLPIVSELPVTVDETRRTSLSSLASTEQRFVREPEIAAAYRDFMKVYEELGHMVKVPTSDSQIKRAWYLPHHAVVHTPSLKLRVVFDASRRTSQHYCLNDFLLSGPPLQRDLGLVLVKWRRHRFVFTADIVKMFRQIWVHPADQDLQRIVWRPHPNTPAVEYRLTTVTYGTACAPFLAMRSLLQLAEDEEHRFPLGAACLREDSYVDDIFSGADELLMAQRIATQLVKLLACAGIELEKWAVNHPALMQRRASQRRECEQEKFIDSKEPIKTLGLIWEPTADLFGFNLRVTEIHTMALTKRTVLSKMTRLFDPLGWVAPVTVVAKILMQDMWILKIGWDTPLPTDIKVRWTNYFNAIPRLSKLRIDRWLQTTPTSRCELHGFADASERAYAAAIYLRVLDDANQCRVFLLAAKSKVTPVKTITIPKLELCGAALLVRLVNHLQKIKAFSSLPVFAWSDSQVTLAWLRKHPSYWKTFIANRVSFICK; encoded by the coding sequence ATGGCTGACCCACTATTTTATAAGCCTGAGAACATCGACCTCATCCTTGGTGTAGATGTCTACGGATTATTACTACGCCAAGGCCTGCAAAGATTCCCTCACCGACAGATCATCGCTCAGAACACTGCTCTTGGATGGGTCATCTCGGGACCAACTGTAGGGAGCGAGTCACGGCGGGCGGGATCCACTCCAAGACGGTCTCTCGTCTCATTGCATTGCGAGGCTGTACAGAATCTGCTGGATGATCTTCAGCGATTTTGGGAAGTAGAAGAAGTTCCTCCCTCCACGAGAACTTTGCGCCCCGAGGATGAGCGATGTGAGCAGCACTTCAAGGATACTCACTCTCGTGGGTCGGACGGGAGATACATCGTTCAGCTTCCAATCGTATCAGAGCTTCCTGTAACTGTAGACGAAACTCGTCGAACGTCTCTCAGTTCACTTGCGTCGACTGAGCAACGATTCGTTCGGGAGCCCGAGATAGCCGCTGCCTACCGAGACTTCATGAAGGTTTATGAGGAACTTGGACACATGGTAAAGGTTCCAACTTCCGATTCTCAAATAAAGCGGGCCTGGTACCTACCTCATCATGCTGTCGTTCATACCCCATCGTTGAAGCTTCGAGTTGTGTTTGATGCCTCTCGCCGTACTTCACAGCACTACTGTCTGAACGATTTTCTTCTATCTGGTCCTCCTCTGCAAAGGGACCTCGGGCTGGTGCTAGTCAAATGGCGACGTCACCGCTTCGTATTTACCGCTGATATTGTAAAGATGTTTCGTCAGATATGGGTACATCCTGCTGACCAGGACCTGCAAAGAATTGTCTGGCGACCGCATCCTAACACCCCAGCGGTGGAGTACCGGCTCACCACGGTCACATATGGCACAGCCTGCGCACCATTTTTGGCGATGCGTTCCCTTCTTCAACTCGCCGAAGATGAGGAGCACCGGTTTCCTCTCGGAGCTGCCTGCCTTCGCGAGGATTCATACGTCGATGACATCTTCTCGGGAGCAGATGAATTACTCATGGCTCAAAGGATCGCTACGCAACTAGTGAAACTGCTGGCCTGTGCAGGAATAGAACTCGAAAAATGGGCTGTCAACCATCCAGCTCTTATGCAACGACGTGCCTCACAACGTCGTGAATGTGAGCAGGAAAAATTTATTGACTCAAAGGAGCCTATAAAAACTCTTGGCCTTATATGGGAGCCAACAGCTGACCTGTTTGGATTTAACCTGCGAGTAACAGAAATCCACACTATGGCTCTCACTAAAAGGACGGTGCTCTCCAAGATGACGCGTCTCTTTGACCCACTAGGCTGGGTCGCTCCAGTCACTGTCGTCGCAAAAATACTCATGCAAGATATGTGGATTTTAAAGATAGGTTGGGATACACCATTACCTACGGATATTAAGGTTCGATGGACTAactatttcaatgcaattcctaGACTTTCGAAGCTGCGAATTGATCGTTGGCTGCAAACGACGCCGACCTCAAGATGCGAGCTTCACGGCTTTGCAGACGCTTCGGAGAGAGCATACGCTGCAGCAATTTATCTACGTGTACTTGACGACGCAAATCAATGTCGAGTATTTCTTCTCGCCGCAAAATCCAAGGTTACCCCAGTTAAAACTATAACAATACCGAAGTTGGAGCTTTGCGGAGCCGCACTCCTTGTTCGTTTGGTCAAtcatttgcagaaaataaaagcattctcgTCGCTACCAGTCTTCGCGTGGTCGGACAGCCAGGTAACTCTCGCCTGGCTGCGAAAGCATCCTAGTTATTGGAAAACCTTCATTGCAAATAGGGTGTCATTTATTTGTAAGtga